The following proteins are encoded in a genomic region of Oryzias melastigma strain HK-1 unplaced genomic scaffold, ASM292280v2 sc00283, whole genome shotgun sequence:
- the LOC112140919 gene encoding gastrula zinc finger protein XlCGF8.2DB-like yields the protein MKIPIYEENENSEADLNKQKSFSVTESHDEEGNLHEDSTSTTDDETDPQNRDQRKKRDRSHVQSVVSSHMSESQCDSDVRKKFKMKTLVWKHKQLPKETRFSSAGSVKKTIIPHDVSVQMRSESDERPYVCEECDRKFCYVSQLKTHMRIHTGEKPFTCNECDRSFSRISSLNSHMRIHTGEKPFLCKECDKRFRQISNLKSHMRTHAGEKPFPCEECDRRFSQISNLKSHMRIHTGEKPFTCKECDRSFSQISHLNRHVKTHTGEKPYPCEECGSSFSQISNLKMHMRIHTGEKPFTCKECGSSFSQICNLKRHMRTHTG from the coding sequence ATGAAGATTCCtatttatgaggaaaatgaaaacagtgaGGCAGAtctaaacaaacagaagagcTTCAGTGTGACTGAGAGTCacgatgaagaaggaaacctaCATGAAGATTCAACATCAACTACAGATGACGAGACAgacccacagaacagagatcagaggaagaaaagagacagaagtcatgtccaaagtgtggtcAGCTCTCATATGTCAGAAAGTCAGTGTGATTCTGAtgttagaaaaaagttcaagatGAAAACATTGGTTTGGAAACACAAACAATTGCCAAAAGAAACAAGATTTTCTTCTGCAGggtctgttaaaaaaacaataattccaCATGATGTGTCTGTCCAGATGAGATCTGAGTCTGATGAAAGACCATATGTCTGTGAGGAATGTGACAGAAAATTTTGTTATGTATCACagctcaaaacacacatgagaatccATACAGGAGAAAAACCTTTTACATGTAacgaatgtgacagaagttttagtcgcATATCTAGTCTCAATTCACACATGAGAatccatacaggagagaagccttttctgtgtaaagaatgtgacaaacgTTTTCGTCAAATATCTAATCTaaaatcacacatgagaactcatgcaggagagaagccttttccgtgtgaagaatgtgacagacgttttagtcaaatatctaatctaaaatcacacatgagaattcatacaggagagaagccttttacatgtaaagaatgtgacagaagttttagtcaaatatctcaTCTCAACAGACATGTgaaaactcatacaggagaaaagccttatCCATGTGAAGAATGTGGCAgtagttttagtcaaatatctaatctcaaaatgcacatgagaattcatacaggagagaagccttttacatgtaaagaatgtggcagtagttttagtcaaatatgtaatctcaaaagacacatgagaactcatacagga